A window of the Glaciimonas sp. CA11.2 genome harbors these coding sequences:
- the ilvD gene encoding dihydroxy-acid dehydratase produces MPEYRSRTTTHGRNMAGARALWRATGMKDGDFDKPIVAVVNSFTQFVPGHVHLKDLGQMVAREIEAAGGVAKEFNTIAVDDGIAMGHGGMLYSLPSRELIADSVEYMVNAHCADAMVCISNCDKITPGMLMAAMRLNIPVVFVSGGPMEAGKIVEAVLPGKAPGTQRIIKIDLVDAMVKAADSSVSDAEIAEIERSACPTCGSCSGMFTANSMNCLTEALGLALPGNGTILATHADRKELFLRAGRLIVELAKRHYEQDDYSVLPRTIANKAAFENAMTLDVSMGGSTNTVLHLLAAAQEAEVEFKMADIDRISRNVPCLCKVAPATDKYHIEDVHRAGGIISILGELARAGLLDTTRPTIHSKDLAEAIANNDITQTQDPAVHKLFSAAPGGVATQTAFSQEKRFDSLDMDRSTGCIRDKAHAYSLDGGLAVLYGNLAVNGCIVKTAGVDESILKFTGKARVFESQDAAVEAILGDVVQAGDTIIIRYEGPKGGPGMQEMLYPTSYIKSKGLGKSCALFTDGRFSGGSSGLVIGHASPEAAEGGAIGLVEDGDTIEIDIPNRRIHLAISDELLAQRRIAMDARGKDAWKPVNRQRYVSQALQAYAAMATSADRGAVRDISQLKR; encoded by the coding sequence ATGCCAGAATATCGCTCACGCACCACCACACACGGCCGCAACATGGCCGGCGCCCGCGCTCTTTGGCGCGCAACCGGCATGAAAGATGGGGACTTTGACAAACCTATCGTTGCCGTGGTTAACTCATTCACCCAGTTTGTTCCCGGTCACGTCCACCTGAAAGACCTCGGTCAAATGGTCGCCCGGGAGATCGAAGCAGCGGGCGGTGTTGCGAAAGAATTCAACACTATTGCAGTCGATGATGGCATTGCAATGGGTCATGGCGGTATGTTGTACTCATTACCATCCCGCGAGTTGATTGCTGATTCTGTCGAATACATGGTCAACGCCCATTGTGCCGATGCGATGGTATGTATTTCGAACTGCGACAAAATCACGCCCGGTATGTTAATGGCAGCGATGCGCCTGAACATTCCGGTAGTTTTTGTTTCTGGCGGTCCAATGGAAGCCGGAAAAATAGTCGAGGCAGTGTTGCCAGGTAAAGCGCCAGGAACCCAGCGCATCATTAAAATTGATCTGGTTGATGCAATGGTCAAGGCTGCCGATTCGTCTGTCAGTGATGCGGAGATCGCCGAAATCGAACGCTCAGCTTGTCCAACGTGCGGCTCTTGTTCCGGGATGTTCACAGCAAATTCAATGAATTGCCTGACCGAGGCACTCGGCCTGGCATTGCCGGGTAATGGCACGATTCTGGCGACGCATGCGGATCGCAAGGAATTATTCCTGCGCGCTGGACGACTAATCGTGGAATTGGCGAAACGTCATTACGAACAAGATGATTACTCGGTCCTGCCGCGCACGATTGCCAATAAGGCTGCGTTTGAGAATGCAATGACACTAGACGTGTCGATGGGCGGCTCCACGAATACCGTACTGCATTTACTGGCGGCAGCGCAAGAAGCCGAAGTTGAATTCAAAATGGCCGACATAGACCGTATTTCACGCAATGTGCCTTGCTTATGTAAAGTGGCACCCGCGACCGACAAATACCATATCGAAGACGTCCACCGTGCTGGCGGTATTATCAGCATCTTGGGCGAACTGGCGCGCGCCGGCTTGCTGGACACGACACGTCCAACAATCCATAGTAAGGATTTGGCAGAAGCGATTGCCAATAACGACATTACACAAACGCAAGATCCTGCGGTACACAAACTATTCAGTGCGGCGCCAGGCGGCGTGGCGACACAAACAGCATTCTCGCAAGAGAAACGCTTTGACAGCCTGGATATGGATCGTAGTACCGGTTGCATCCGCGATAAAGCGCACGCTTATTCGCTAGACGGTGGCTTAGCCGTGTTGTACGGCAATCTGGCCGTTAACGGTTGCATCGTTAAAACCGCTGGTGTGGACGAAAGCATCCTCAAATTCACGGGCAAAGCGCGTGTGTTCGAAAGCCAGGATGCCGCGGTGGAAGCTATTCTGGGCGATGTAGTACAAGCAGGTGACACCATCATTATTCGCTACGAAGGGCCAAAAGGCGGTCCTGGTATGCAAGAAATGCTGTATCCAACTTCGTATATCAAATCGAAAGGTTTGGGCAAATCATGCGCTCTGTTCACTGATGGTCGCTTTTCAGGCGGCTCATCCGGCCTGGTAATCGGTCATGCATCGCCAGAAGCTGCAGAAGGCGGCGCAATTGGACTGGTTGAAGATGGTGACACCATCGAAATCGACATTCCAAATCGTCGTATTCACCTGGCTATCAGCGATGAGCTATTAGCGCAGCGCCGCATTGCCATGGACGCTAGGGGAAAAGATGCATGGAAACCGGTTAACCGTCAGCGTTACGTTTCCCAGGCATTGCAAGCTTATGCTGCAATGGCCACATCGGCGGATCGCGGTGCGGTGCGTGATATCAGTCAGTTGAAGCGCTAA
- a CDS encoding IS30 family transposase, with translation MAKIYKHLTTQERAVVMTMRDDLCSTRSIAKRLCRSASTISRELKRTSGAGVYDANLAHAQCQARRVLPRRLPKLHADGALFQVVRHQLKLLWSPQQIARKLRALWPDNSEKSVSHETIYNAIYLHPRGELKRELIACLRHHNQVRKPRSRGTDRRGQIPDMQSIHIRPPEVEDRLIPGHWEGDLIKGAGNRSSVGTLVERTTGFVVLAKMDNATTKAVVDSFSAVLNREPAAMRKTMTYDQGREMHGHKILTERTGVQIYFADPHSPWQRGSNENTNGLLRQYMPKGSDLSIYSQDELDAIALSLNTRPRARLDYESPLVVYTQHIALLQHPTDTVN, from the coding sequence ATGGCGAAAATTTACAAACATTTAACTACTCAGGAACGCGCCGTCGTCATGACCATGCGCGACGACCTGTGCTCCACCCGATCCATTGCTAAACGCCTTTGCCGTTCAGCCAGCACGATTAGCCGCGAACTCAAACGCACCAGCGGTGCCGGCGTCTACGATGCCAATCTGGCCCACGCACAATGCCAGGCGCGTCGTGTCCTGCCGCGACGTCTTCCCAAACTGCACGCGGACGGGGCCTTGTTCCAGGTCGTCCGGCATCAGCTAAAACTCCTCTGGTCGCCGCAGCAAATAGCGCGCAAACTCAGGGCCCTTTGGCCCGACAATTCTGAGAAATCTGTGTCCCACGAGACCATCTACAACGCCATCTACTTGCACCCACGCGGCGAACTCAAGCGTGAGCTGATTGCCTGCCTGCGTCACCACAACCAGGTCCGTAAGCCACGCAGCCGTGGCACCGATCGCCGGGGTCAGATCCCAGATATGCAGAGCATCCACATCCGGCCTCCAGAGGTCGAGGACCGCCTCATTCCCGGCCATTGGGAAGGGGACTTGATCAAGGGTGCCGGCAACCGCTCATCGGTGGGCACGCTGGTCGAGCGCACGACCGGCTTTGTGGTGCTCGCCAAGATGGACAACGCAACCACCAAAGCGGTCGTCGACAGCTTCTCGGCGGTGCTCAACCGCGAGCCGGCAGCGATGCGCAAGACCATGACTTACGACCAAGGGCGCGAGATGCACGGCCACAAAATCCTCACCGAGCGCACCGGTGTTCAGATCTATTTCGCCGACCCGCACAGCCCTTGGCAGCGCGGGTCAAATGAAAATACCAACGGCTTGTTGCGCCAATACATGCCCAAGGGTTCGGACCTGTCGATCTACTCTCAGGACGAACTCGACGCCATCGCCTTGTCGCTCAATACGCGTCCAAGAGCAAGGCTCGATTATGAGTCGCCACTCGTCGTTTATACTCAGCACATCGCGTTGCTACAACATCCGACTGACACTGTTAATTAA
- a CDS encoding TIGR03862 family flavoprotein, whose translation MISSPHSSIPAVVIIGGGPAGLMAAETLSSNGVPVAVYDAMPSVGRKFLLAGKGGMNITHSEPYTDFLLRYGSHANDMGPLLQEFGPDAVRKWVKNLGIETFIGSSGRVFPSDMKAAPLLRAWLHRLRLAGVRFHMRHRWTGWNAEGDCSFSTPDGVLTVRANVILLALGGGSWARMGSDGAWVPLLASRKISVSPLLPSNCGFNVEWSDYFKERFAGHHLKSVAIALPDLNDDVHQTPPSNNQNIPFYKQGEFVISADGVEGSLIYAISARLRDHIGRHGSVRFHLDLLPDWSHERVLTEVTHPRGSRSWSSHLQSRLGLKGVKVGLLRECASTAFTDATKLALAIKALPISLVSARPIDEAISSAGGVMFNEVDKNMMLRAIPGVFCAGEMLDWEAPTGGYLLTACFASGRKAGLGVLDWLKK comes from the coding sequence ATGATTTCTTCCCCACATTCAAGCATCCCAGCAGTCGTCATTATTGGCGGTGGCCCGGCCGGGCTGATGGCGGCGGAAACATTGTCTTCCAACGGTGTTCCGGTAGCCGTTTATGATGCGATGCCATCAGTCGGTCGCAAATTTTTGCTAGCTGGCAAAGGCGGTATGAACATTACGCACTCCGAGCCTTACACGGATTTTTTATTACGTTACGGCTCCCATGCGAACGACATGGGGCCGCTGCTTCAGGAATTTGGCCCCGATGCCGTACGCAAATGGGTGAAGAATTTAGGCATTGAGACCTTTATCGGATCGTCCGGACGCGTGTTCCCTTCCGACATGAAAGCTGCACCGCTGCTACGCGCCTGGTTGCATCGTCTGCGTTTAGCGGGTGTGCGATTTCACATGCGGCATCGTTGGACAGGCTGGAATGCTGAAGGTGATTGTTCGTTTTCAACACCAGATGGTGTCCTGACGGTCAGAGCCAATGTAATATTATTGGCACTTGGCGGAGGAAGTTGGGCACGCATGGGTTCTGACGGTGCGTGGGTTCCATTATTGGCTAGCCGAAAAATCTCCGTTTCGCCGTTATTGCCGTCGAACTGCGGCTTCAATGTTGAGTGGAGTGATTATTTTAAAGAGCGATTTGCTGGTCACCATTTAAAATCAGTCGCTATCGCGCTACCGGATTTGAACGACGACGTACATCAAACACCTCCTTCGAACAATCAAAATATACCTTTCTATAAACAAGGGGAGTTCGTGATCAGTGCTGACGGCGTCGAAGGTAGCCTGATCTACGCCATTTCTGCACGTTTGCGCGATCACATTGGACGCCACGGCAGCGTCAGGTTCCATCTGGATTTATTGCCAGACTGGTCCCATGAGCGCGTCCTTACAGAAGTGACACACCCTCGCGGTTCCCGATCATGGTCAAGTCATTTACAAAGTCGACTTGGACTCAAAGGGGTAAAAGTCGGCTTACTAAGAGAGTGCGCATCAACGGCATTTACTGATGCAACCAAACTCGCGCTTGCCATTAAAGCACTCCCCATATCGTTGGTATCAGCAAGGCCGATTGATGAGGCAATCAGCAGTGCCGGCGGCGTTATGTTTAATGAAGTTGATAAGAACATGATGTTACGAGCTATTCCAGGCGTATTTTGCGCTGGTGAAATGCTTGACTGGGAAGCGCCTACTGGTGGTTATTTGTTAACCGCATGTTTTGCATCCGGTCGAAAAGCAGGCCTCGGTGTGCTGGACTGGCTAAAAAAGTAG
- a CDS encoding peptidylprolyl isomerase, which produces MKIAKNTVVTVHYKLSDAQGNLIEESSQPMIYLHGGYEGTLPKIEEALDGKEVGYNVELQVEPDDAFGEYDSNLVKIEARNRLPTPLEVGMQFEGTPDGEDDDEQALVFTVTDIADDKVVLDGNHPLAGIALRFDLTVGEVREATDEEIVHQHVHGAHGHGHHDDLDDESADEFRSHPIH; this is translated from the coding sequence ATGAAGATTGCCAAGAATACCGTAGTGACGGTCCACTACAAATTGTCAGATGCTCAAGGCAACTTGATCGAAGAGAGTAGCCAGCCGATGATCTATTTGCATGGTGGTTACGAAGGCACACTGCCGAAGATTGAGGAAGCGCTGGATGGCAAGGAAGTTGGCTACAATGTTGAATTGCAGGTGGAGCCGGATGATGCCTTTGGTGAATATGATTCGAATCTGGTAAAGATCGAAGCACGCAACCGTCTACCAACACCACTAGAAGTGGGCATGCAGTTTGAAGGAACGCCAGACGGCGAAGATGACGATGAGCAAGCGTTAGTTTTCACAGTGACTGATATTGCCGATGATAAAGTTGTGCTGGATGGTAACCATCCACTAGCTGGCATCGCGCTGCGTTTCGATCTGACAGTAGGAGAAGTGCGCGAAGCAACGGACGAGGAAATTGTTCATCAACACGTCCATGGCGCACACGGTCATGGTCATCATGATGATTTGGATGATGAGTCTGCGGACGAATTCCGTAGCCACCCGATTCATTAA
- the metC gene encoding cystathionine beta-lyase — MRHVDTQLIHAGRDPSLYGGMVNTPVFRGSTIMADNLDDWEAGRQTDNPMAKYGRFGTPTTRSFEQAITALEGGDHALVFPSGLSACTHSIMAFVEVGDHVLITDSAYGPTRTFAERVLRRMGVEVEFFDPLIGGEIRQLIRSNTRVVFVESPGSWTFEVQDIPAIAEEAHKVGAYVLMDNTWATPLYFKPFEHGVDVSIHAATKYIVGHSDALLGVASANQRAWPILKQGAHDFGQTAGPDDIYLALRGMRSMAVRLRQHWNSGMQLAEHLVTQSLVERVLHPALPSDPGHQLWKRDFLGASGLFTIELKPVGRPAFASFFESLKLFGIGLSWGGYESLALPIDKPPTRVASRKTYQNPLVRIHVGLENIDDLKRDMDRAFKCMALAL, encoded by the coding sequence ATGCGACATGTCGATACGCAACTGATTCACGCCGGTCGTGATCCATCGCTTTATGGTGGCATGGTCAATACGCCTGTGTTTCGTGGATCGACCATCATGGCCGATAACCTTGATGATTGGGAGGCCGGCCGACAGACTGACAATCCGATGGCAAAATACGGTCGCTTTGGTACGCCAACCACACGTTCGTTTGAGCAAGCGATCACGGCATTAGAAGGTGGTGATCACGCATTAGTATTTCCGTCGGGATTATCTGCCTGCACCCATAGCATCATGGCTTTTGTTGAGGTTGGCGATCATGTATTGATTACGGATAGCGCTTATGGACCGACCCGCACATTTGCCGAGCGCGTATTGCGTCGCATGGGTGTGGAAGTGGAGTTCTTTGATCCATTGATCGGTGGCGAAATCCGACAATTGATACGGTCAAATACACGCGTCGTATTCGTTGAGTCACCTGGTTCCTGGACCTTTGAGGTGCAAGATATTCCGGCAATCGCAGAAGAAGCCCACAAGGTTGGCGCGTACGTGCTGATGGACAATACTTGGGCTACGCCATTATATTTTAAGCCGTTCGAACACGGCGTGGATGTTTCCATTCATGCTGCTACCAAATATATCGTCGGTCATTCTGACGCCTTACTTGGAGTCGCAAGCGCGAACCAGCGCGCGTGGCCAATTTTAAAGCAGGGTGCGCACGACTTCGGTCAAACTGCGGGACCTGACGATATCTATCTGGCGCTACGGGGCATGCGTAGCATGGCAGTGCGTTTGCGCCAGCATTGGAATAGCGGCATGCAGTTGGCCGAACATCTTGTGACACAATCGTTAGTGGAACGTGTTTTACATCCTGCTTTGCCATCCGATCCAGGTCATCAGCTTTGGAAGCGTGATTTTCTGGGCGCCAGCGGGCTATTTACAATAGAGTTGAAACCGGTTGGTCGTCCCGCATTTGCCAGTTTTTTTGAAAGTCTGAAGTTGTTTGGTATCGGTTTGTCGTGGGGTGGCTATGAGAGTTTGGCACTGCCTATCGACAAACCGCCAACACGGGTGGCATCACGCAAGACGTATCAAAATCCTTTGGTCCGGATTCACGTTGGACTGGAAAATATTGACGATCTCAAGCGTGATATGGACCGTGCGTTCAAATGTATGGCACTTGCACTCTAG
- a CDS encoding tripartite tricarboxylate transporter substrate binding protein, whose protein sequence is MNRCRHIAVFLLCIGLATAAQAFPDHPVHIVVGFAPGGADISARLVAQKLSVLWDQPVIIENRAGAAGNIAAALVAKAAPDGYTILLLVNSYTINTTVYRNLTWDLLRDFAPIGRYASTPMVVLVNDQLPVKTFADFLAYAKANPGKINYGSAGSGTTTHLAGEMFDMRSGVQMTHVPYKGSGPSVVALLSNEVQLSFGSMAAFDGLIKQGRIRPLAVTTATRFSGLPDVPTLAESGMPGFDVNVWYGLVAPLKTPPAIIKKISDDLAKVMADPDLAVKLRATGLEPSYLDSKKTGELMKQDVSRWREVINKLKFSLE, encoded by the coding sequence ATGAATCGTTGTAGACATATAGCAGTTTTTTTATTGTGCATCGGGTTAGCTACTGCAGCACAAGCGTTTCCTGATCATCCGGTCCATATCGTCGTCGGTTTTGCACCAGGTGGCGCGGATATTTCTGCCCGACTGGTCGCTCAAAAGCTCTCGGTCCTTTGGGATCAACCAGTCATTATTGAGAACCGAGCAGGCGCGGCTGGCAATATCGCCGCCGCCCTAGTCGCTAAAGCCGCACCTGATGGCTACACGATTCTGCTACTGGTGAATTCCTACACCATCAATACAACGGTTTACCGCAACCTGACATGGGACTTGCTCCGTGATTTTGCCCCCATAGGCAGGTATGCGAGCACGCCAATGGTTGTACTGGTCAATGACCAGTTACCGGTCAAAACTTTCGCTGACTTTTTAGCCTATGCCAAAGCCAACCCGGGCAAGATTAATTATGGATCGGCAGGTTCTGGCACAACAACGCATCTGGCCGGCGAAATGTTTGACATGCGCTCTGGCGTCCAGATGACACACGTACCTTACAAGGGCTCGGGTCCTTCAGTGGTGGCCCTATTGTCGAATGAGGTGCAATTGTCATTCGGATCAATGGCTGCGTTTGATGGCCTGATCAAGCAAGGCCGGATACGTCCGTTAGCCGTGACTACGGCGACGCGTTTTTCTGGGCTTCCCGATGTACCAACACTGGCCGAAAGCGGGATGCCAGGTTTTGATGTGAACGTCTGGTACGGCTTGGTTGCGCCCTTAAAAACACCTCCGGCGATCATAAAAAAAATTAGCGACGATTTAGCGAAAGTGATGGCGGACCCCGACCTCGCAGTCAAGCTACGCGCAACAGGACTAGAACCGTCGTATCTGGATAGTAAAAAAACAGGTGAATTGATGAAGCAAGATGTGAGTCGTTGGCGCGAAGTCATCAACAAACTCAAGTTTTCTCTCGAATAG
- the mutS gene encoding DNA mismatch repair protein MutS, whose translation MTVEKLKISPGTAQYLSIKADYPTTLVFFRMGDFYELFFEDAEKASRLLGITLTSRGTYNGAPIKMCGIPFHAADQYLAKLVKVGESVALAEQIGDPATSKGIVERKVLRVVTPGTLTDSNLLPEKLEQPLLALSFTQHKQRKTATVGLAWLTMASGALKMMEFSGDIKALEIRLKQELERIAAAEILMGELVSPLLNTLHGQTLINKATTVPDWHFDIPNGEKALLDQLAVSTLSGFGAEGLSTAVGAAGALLRYAQSTQGKGLQHVRALTVETENEFIGLDAATRRNLELTETIRGEDSASGAPTLFSLLDHCRTAMGSRLLRHWLHHAKRAQSVAQGRHVAIGALLAAETGKDLSTTLAEVPDIERITTRIALLSARPRDLAGLRDGLQQLEAIRVNVALCDGVSEGDVSKNGAHAVEQTEYPIPLLRTLYQALATPVACLTLMQRAVAAEPATMVRDGGVIAAGFDAELDELRGLSENAGQFLIDLETRERARTGIANLRVEYNKVHGFYIEVTHGQTDKVPDDYRRRQTLKNAERYITPELKAFEDKALSAQERALIREKVLYEQLLLDLAPHIATLQTIAQALAQIDTLVALASHAARHDWCAPQLTTEPAIQIEQGRHPVVEKQIEHFIANDCMLSAEHKLLLITGPNMGGKSTFMRQVALITLLAYVGSYVPATNAIIGPIDRIFTRIGAADDLAGGRSTFMVEMTESAAILNGASESSLVLMDEVGRGTSTFDGLALAWAIAKQLIDVTRCFTLFATHYFELTQLPDIHATAANVHLSAVEHKDSIVFLHAVQPGPASQSYGLQVAQLAGVPTAVIKAARKHLALLESQSVQATPQFDLFSNAPANYQDSGDEALDSIQVQDQSLESELLDALAVIDPDTLTPRQALDHLYHLKHLSKAGPNAASSEKTPPTAQAVRVA comes from the coding sequence ATGACTGTAGAAAAGTTAAAAATTTCCCCCGGCACTGCCCAGTATCTCAGCATAAAAGCAGATTATCCGACCACGCTCGTTTTCTTCCGCATGGGCGATTTTTACGAGCTGTTCTTTGAAGACGCAGAAAAAGCCTCGCGCTTACTTGGTATCACGCTGACCTCTCGCGGTACTTACAATGGCGCACCGATCAAGATGTGTGGCATCCCCTTTCACGCCGCCGACCAATATCTGGCCAAGCTGGTCAAAGTCGGTGAATCAGTCGCACTTGCCGAACAAATCGGTGATCCAGCGACGAGCAAAGGGATCGTCGAGCGTAAAGTATTACGCGTCGTAACGCCTGGCACACTCACAGACTCAAACCTGCTGCCAGAAAAATTGGAACAACCGTTATTGGCCCTTTCCTTTACCCAACACAAGCAACGTAAGACCGCAACAGTTGGATTAGCCTGGCTTACCATGGCTAGTGGCGCGCTAAAAATGATGGAATTCAGCGGCGATATTAAAGCGCTGGAGATACGCCTTAAACAAGAACTGGAACGCATCGCAGCGGCAGAGATCTTGATGGGCGAACTTGTCAGCCCTTTATTAAACACTTTGCACGGCCAGACGTTGATTAATAAAGCGACGACTGTGCCGGACTGGCACTTCGATATTCCAAATGGTGAAAAAGCGTTGCTTGACCAACTGGCTGTCAGCACATTAAGCGGCTTTGGCGCCGAAGGTCTAAGCACCGCTGTCGGCGCCGCTGGCGCACTACTACGCTACGCACAGTCAACACAGGGAAAAGGCTTGCAGCACGTCCGCGCCTTGACCGTAGAAACTGAAAATGAATTCATTGGTCTGGATGCTGCCACCCGCCGTAATCTGGAGCTCACTGAAACCATCCGTGGCGAGGATTCTGCGTCCGGTGCACCAACCCTATTTTCATTATTGGATCATTGCCGCACCGCAATGGGATCCCGACTGTTGCGTCATTGGCTACACCATGCCAAACGTGCGCAATCCGTAGCGCAAGGACGGCACGTGGCGATTGGCGCGCTGCTCGCCGCCGAGACCGGAAAAGACTTGTCAACCACACTCGCTGAAGTCCCTGATATCGAGCGCATTACCACACGCATCGCACTGCTTTCTGCGCGACCACGTGACCTAGCCGGGCTGCGGGATGGTTTGCAGCAATTGGAAGCGATCCGCGTCAATGTCGCGCTTTGTGACGGTGTTAGCGAGGGTGATGTTAGTAAAAATGGGGCGCACGCAGTCGAGCAGACCGAATATCCAATACCGTTGTTACGCACGCTATATCAGGCATTAGCAACCCCGGTGGCATGCCTCACATTGATGCAGCGTGCAGTGGCCGCCGAACCAGCAACCATGGTCCGCGATGGCGGCGTCATTGCCGCCGGATTTGATGCAGAGCTAGATGAGTTGCGAGGATTATCCGAAAATGCCGGACAGTTTTTGATCGATCTGGAAACCCGTGAACGCGCACGTACCGGCATTGCCAACCTACGTGTTGAATATAACAAAGTACATGGTTTTTATATCGAAGTGACACATGGTCAAACCGACAAAGTGCCAGATGACTATCGCCGCCGTCAAACACTGAAAAACGCAGAGCGTTACATTACTCCCGAATTGAAAGCGTTTGAAGATAAGGCATTGTCTGCTCAAGAGCGCGCACTCATTCGAGAAAAAGTATTATATGAACAATTATTACTCGATCTGGCACCACACATAGCAACATTACAAACGATCGCTCAAGCGCTGGCCCAAATCGACACCTTGGTAGCATTAGCGTCGCATGCAGCACGTCACGATTGGTGCGCGCCACAATTGACTACCGAACCGGCGATCCAGATCGAGCAAGGCCGGCATCCGGTAGTTGAAAAGCAAATTGAACACTTTATTGCCAACGATTGCATGCTGTCTGCAGAGCATAAATTGCTATTGATTACTGGCCCTAATATGGGCGGCAAATCAACCTTTATGCGGCAAGTCGCGCTCATTACTTTGCTGGCCTATGTCGGCAGTTATGTCCCTGCCACCAACGCAATAATAGGTCCGATAGATCGCATATTCACGCGTATTGGTGCAGCTGATGATTTAGCAGGCGGCCGCTCTACCTTTATGGTCGAAATGACCGAATCCGCAGCCATCCTTAATGGCGCAAGTGAAAGTTCACTGGTTTTGATGGATGAGGTCGGACGCGGCACATCGACGTTTGATGGACTGGCGCTGGCTTGGGCGATCGCCAAACAATTAATTGACGTAACCCGCTGTTTTACGCTCTTCGCCACCCATTACTTTGAACTAACCCAATTGCCCGATATCCACGCTACAGCAGCGAACGTGCATCTGTCTGCGGTTGAGCATAAAGACAGCATTGTATTTTTACACGCTGTCCAGCCCGGCCCTGCATCGCAGAGTTACGGCTTGCAAGTGGCGCAACTGGCGGGCGTGCCAACGGCAGTCATCAAAGCCGCCCGCAAGCATCTGGCACTTCTGGAATCGCAGTCGGTCCAGGCCACGCCGCAATTCGACTTGTTTTCAAATGCGCCAGCGAATTATCAGGATAGTGGCGACGAAGCGCTTGATTCAATTCAGGTTCAGGATCAATCACTGGAAAGTGAATTGCTTGATGCGCTAGCGGTCATTGACCCAGACACCTTAACCCCGCGCCAGGCATTGGATCACTTATATCACCTGAAGCATTTGAGCAAAGCAGGGCCCAATGCTGCGTCATCCGAGAAAACACCACCAACTGCCCAAGCGGTCAGAGTCGCATGA